From one Oncorhynchus clarkii lewisi isolate Uvic-CL-2024 chromosome 6, UVic_Ocla_1.0, whole genome shotgun sequence genomic stretch:
- the LOC139410936 gene encoding arginine/serine-rich coiled-coil protein 2-like, with product MTARGADSTDLLPLMGSLYTDKRKHIMESSKSPRSSKHHHSQSRSRSRDRKRKSSDKKHRRSRSRSKEARRRDSEKPSKSHSKSDEQPEQTERGRERLSAENGEERHRRKDKKGRSHSRSLSRDRRHRSRSRDKRRSRSPREKKKRASSRSGSKTKHRHRSRSKSRERKKKTDKVRRKEKSRSRSVSPPAFRGRNTAMDAQEALARRLERAKKLQEQKEKEMLEKQQHQEVPAVPAPLLSDTVVVDAAVATNPVLNVAALLASGTQVTPQIAMAAQMAALQAKTLAETGIAVPSYYNPSAVNPMKFAEQEKKRKKLWQGKKEGDKSQTAELWEKLNFGNKDQNVKFRKLMGIKGEEEGETSKPLNNEGLKTLQQQEEMFHNLDVQYEMARSQTHTQRGMGLGFGSSFSRGMDTI from the exons ATGACG GCACGTGGCGCCGATTCGACTGATTTACTACCCTTGATGGGCTCTCTTTACACGGATAAAAGGAAACACATTATGGAATCATCCAAATCGCCCAGAAGCTCCAAACACCACCATTCACAATCGAGGTCACGCTCCAGGGACCGAAAGCGCAAATCAA GTGACAAAAAGCACAGACGAAGTCGGAGCAGGAGCAAAGAG GCACGAAGGAGGGACTCTGAGAAGCCATCAAAATCTCACAGCAAGTCAGATGAGCAGCCGGAGCAGActgagaggggcagggagagacttTCTGCAGAGAATGGGGAGGAGCGACACCGGCGCAAAGACAAGAAGGGGCGGAGCCACTCCAGGTCACTCTCACGGGACAG ACGTCATCGCAGCAGAAGTCGGGACAAACGGAGATCGCGGTCCCCgcgggagaagaagaagagggccAGCTCCCGGTCGGGTTCAAAGACCAAACACCGCCACAGGAGCAGGAGCAAAAGCAG GGAGCGGAAAAAGAAGACTGATAAGGTGCGCAGAAAAGAGAAGAGTCGTAGCAGGTCTGTGAGCCCCCCGGCTTTCCGGGGCAGAAACACTGCCATGGACGCTCAGGAGGCGCTGGCCAGAAG GTTGGAAAGGGCAAAGAAACTGCAAGAGCAGAAAGAAAAGGAGATGTTGGAGAAACAGCAGCATCAGGAGGTACCTGCAG TTCCAGCTCCCCTGCTGTCTGACACAGTAGTAGTTGATGCTGCAGTTGCTACCAACCCTGTCCTCAATGTGGCAGCTCTCCTGGCCTCAGGGACCCAGGTCACGCCCCAGATCGCCATGGCAGCGCAGATGGCAGCCCTACAAGCCAAAACCTTAGCAGAGACTGGCATTGCTGTGCCCAGTTATTACAATCCCTCTGCTGTCAACCCCATGAAGTTTGCAGAGCaggagaagaaaaggaagaagctCTGGCAGGGAAAGAAGGAAGGG GACAAGTCACAGACAGCTGAGTTGTGGGAGAAGCTGAACTTCGGAAATAAGGACCAAAATGTTAAATTTCGTAAACTGATGGGCATCAAA ggggaagaggaaggtgAGACCTCAAAGCCACTCAACAACGAAGGCCTGAAGACcctgcagcagcaggaggagatgtTCCATAACCTGGACGTTCAGTATGAGATGGCCAGGTCCCAGACCCACACTCAAAGAGGCATGGGACTAGGCTTCGGCTCTTCATTCTCACGAGGCATGGACACCATCTAA